A DNA window from Acidobacteriota bacterium contains the following coding sequences:
- the rsmA gene encoding 16S rRNA (adenine(1518)-N(6)/adenine(1519)-N(6))-dimethyltransferase RsmA has translation MTPKFPRAKRSLGQHFLHDAGYCRRIVRLAAPTGRETVIEIGPGTGQLTRLILERARNVVAIEFDRDLADFLKRSLRPESLSRLTLIQSDVLDLDWAATFPEAPVKLVANLPYNIATAVLTKMIPFGHRFHSFTFMVQKEVAERILARPGSKSYGYLTLVLQHRFSRIRGFDVPAGAFAPPPEVRSHAMQLIPRPRPAHLPCHDRFLRLIRTGFRQRRKTLRNNLRSVFGPWKGRLEPAFEDAGIEPRQRAEEVSLEQFVCLARML, from the coding sequence ATGACTCCGAAATTCCCCCGGGCCAAACGTTCCCTGGGGCAACACTTCCTCCACGACGCCGGCTACTGCCGCCGGATAGTCCGGCTGGCGGCGCCGACCGGCCGGGAGACCGTCATCGAAATCGGCCCGGGCACCGGCCAGCTCACTCGGCTCATCCTGGAACGGGCCCGCAATGTAGTCGCCATCGAGTTCGACCGGGATCTGGCGGACTTTCTGAAACGCAGTCTCAGGCCCGAGTCCCTGTCGCGGCTGACCCTGATCCAATCGGACGTCCTGGATCTCGATTGGGCCGCCACCTTTCCCGAAGCTCCCGTCAAGCTGGTGGCCAACCTTCCCTATAATATCGCCACCGCCGTACTCACAAAGATGATTCCTTTCGGCCATCGGTTTCACAGCTTCACTTTCATGGTCCAGAAGGAGGTCGCCGAGCGCATTCTGGCCCGGCCCGGTTCCAAGAGCTACGGCTATCTCACGCTGGTGCTCCAACACCGCTTTTCCCGGATTCGCGGCTTCGACGTGCCGGCCGGCGCTTTTGCCCCTCCACCCGAGGTCCGCTCCCACGCCATGCAGTTGATCCCCCGCCCACGGCCGGCCCACCTCCCGTGCCACGACCGGTTCCTGCGGCTGATCCGGACCGGATTCCGCCAGCGCAGGAAGACACTCAGAAACAATCTCCGGAGCGTGTTCGGACCCTGGAAGGGGCGCCTGGAACCGGCTTTCGAAGACGCCGGAATCGAACCCCGTCAGAGGGCGGAGGAGGTGTCTTTGGAACAGTTTGTGTGTCTGGCACGCATGCTATAG
- the trxA gene encoding thioredoxin, with translation MSDKVQDVTDQSFETDVLQASDPVLVDFWAAWCAPCRMLSPTIDQIAQDFSGRAKVVKLNVDDNRETSAKYGIRGIPTLLLFKNGELRDQVVGATSRENIARLIENQL, from the coding sequence ATGAGCGACAAGGTTCAGGACGTTACAGATCAGAGTTTCGAGACGGACGTTTTACAGGCGAGCGATCCGGTGCTGGTGGATTTTTGGGCGGCTTGGTGCGCGCCCTGCCGGATGCTCTCCCCCACCATCGATCAGATTGCCCAGGACTTTTCCGGTCGCGCCAAGGTGGTCAAGCTCAACGTCGACGACAATCGTGAGACTTCGGCCAAATATGGGATCCGGGGCATTCCGACGCTGCTGCTCTTCAAGAATGGGGAACTCAGGGACCAGGTCGTTGGCGCCACGTCCCGAGAGAACATCGCCCGTCTGATCGAGAACCAGCTCTAG
- a CDS encoding ATP-binding cassette domain-containing protein produces the protein MVTAPALRLRGIRKNYGKKTALEGVDLETPSDTICGLIGPNGAGKTTLLRIVLDIIGPDDGTVEVLGTTDLQSTRRRIGYLPEERGLYPKMRVIDHLVFLGVLKGLGRMDAMERALGGLEEVGLGERARDKVETLSKGMQQKVQLLGTILHEPELLVLDEPFSGLDPLNVELFKRLVLERRRAGATVLLSTHLIEDAERLCDRVCMIAGANKVLDGKVGDLKAASGRRDLAIAFEGSSEFLAAPGLVERAADQGGYVEVRLKEGADPQVLLHRAVESGARISRFELTEPSLREIFMEKAEAAGLSTSDAPPAGEAGAV, from the coding sequence ATGGTGACCGCTCCCGCGCTTCGTCTTCGTGGCATCCGGAAGAACTACGGCAAGAAGACGGCCCTTGAGGGCGTGGACCTGGAAACGCCGTCCGACACCATTTGCGGGTTGATCGGTCCCAACGGCGCCGGCAAGACCACCCTGCTGCGCATCGTTCTCGACATCATCGGCCCCGACGACGGAACCGTGGAGGTGTTGGGCACTACTGACCTCCAGTCGACCCGACGGCGTATCGGGTATCTTCCGGAAGAGCGCGGGCTGTATCCCAAGATGCGGGTCATCGACCACTTGGTATTCCTGGGTGTGCTCAAGGGACTGGGCAGAATGGATGCCATGGAACGGGCTCTCGGCGGACTCGAGGAGGTCGGCCTCGGCGAACGCGCCCGGGACAAGGTGGAAACCCTCTCCAAGGGAATGCAACAGAAGGTCCAGCTTCTGGGAACGATCCTCCACGAGCCGGAGCTGCTGGTTCTGGACGAGCCGTTCAGCGGACTGGACCCGCTCAACGTGGAGCTTTTCAAACGGTTGGTCCTGGAGCGCCGCCGCGCGGGAGCGACCGTTCTCCTTTCGACCCACCTGATCGAAGACGCCGAACGCCTTTGCGACCGGGTCTGCATGATCGCCGGCGCCAACAAGGTCCTGGACGGGAAGGTGGGCGACTTGAAGGCGGCCTCCGGGCGGCGGGATCTGGCCATCGCCTTCGAGGGGAGCAGCGAGTTCCTGGCGGCGCCCGGCTTGGTGGAGCGCGCCGCCGACCAGGGCGGTTACGTTGAAGTTCGGCTCAAGGAAGGCGCCGATCCTCAAGTCCTGCTCCACCGGGCCGTGGAGTCGGGAGCGAGGATTTCACGTTTCGAACTCACGGAACCCTCACTGCGCGAGATCTTCATGGAGAAGGCCGAGGCGGCCGGCCTGTCGACGAGCGACGCCCCGCCGGCTGGAGAGGCGGGTGCGGTATGA
- the ehuA gene encoding ectoine/hydroxyectoine ABC transporter ATP-binding protein EhuA, protein MISMRRVRKSYGDLLVLDDLDLQVPPSQKLALIGPSGSGKSTILRILMTLERVDSGQVLIDGQPVWERDRRGRQVPAGSRRLREIRSKVGMVFQQFNLFPHMTVLKNLTVAPRRVLGLSRETARERALALLEKVGLLDKVEAYPAQLSGGQKQRVAIARALAMQPRIMLFDEVTSALDPELVGEVLQVLEMLAQESDITMLIVTHHMGFAQDIADRVVFLDQGRIVEDAAPGIIFSQPREARTRKFLGSILAAR, encoded by the coding sequence ATCATCTCCATGCGCCGGGTCCGGAAGTCGTACGGAGACCTTCTGGTTCTGGACGATCTCGATCTCCAGGTGCCCCCCTCCCAGAAACTGGCCCTGATCGGACCCAGCGGATCCGGCAAATCGACCATTCTCCGAATCCTCATGACTCTGGAGCGCGTGGACTCGGGCCAGGTGCTCATCGACGGCCAGCCGGTCTGGGAACGGGATCGCAGGGGCCGTCAGGTTCCCGCCGGATCCCGCCGCCTGAGGGAGATTCGGAGCAAAGTGGGAATGGTGTTCCAGCAGTTCAATCTGTTTCCACACATGACCGTGCTCAAGAACCTGACGGTGGCGCCCAGGCGGGTCCTGGGCCTGTCCCGGGAAACGGCTCGGGAGCGAGCACTGGCCCTGTTGGAGAAGGTCGGCCTGCTGGACAAGGTCGAAGCCTACCCGGCGCAGCTCTCCGGAGGTCAGAAACAGCGCGTGGCCATCGCCCGGGCGCTGGCCATGCAGCCCCGGATCATGCTCTTCGACGAGGTCACGTCGGCGCTCGACCCCGAGTTGGTGGGCGAGGTGCTCCAGGTATTGGAAATGCTGGCCCAGGAGAGCGACATCACCATGTTGATCGTGACCCACCACATGGGGTTTGCCCAAGACATCGCCGACCGGGTCGTCTTCCTGGACCAGGGACGGATCGTGGAGGACGCAGCGCCCGGGATCATCTTCTCCCAGCCTCGGGAAGCCCGGACGCGAAAGTTCCTGGGCAGCATCCTGGCCGCCCGATGA
- a CDS encoding adenylosuccinate synthase produces the protein MANVVIVGTQWGDEGKGKIVDLTTRHFDVVARYQGGHNAGHTVLVAGAKYVLHLIPSGILHPGKACVIGNGVVVDPVALEEELLALGEFSLRGRLHVSNRAHLIMPYHRLLEGAEERRLGKAKIGTTSRGIGPCYEDKMARRGIRVGDLLSPRLFRSKLRNYAGLKNRILDRVYGSGGVDTDQIEETYLGIGERIASYVTDTAEYLNREIRRGKNILFEGAQGTLLDVDHGTYPFVTSSNATAGGACTGSGVGPGAIDGVMGITKAYTTRVGGGPFPTELEGAEGEEIRERGVEYGATTGRPRRCGWFDAVVARYSNLINHVDTLVVTKLDVLDHLKELRICTGYRYRGSRLTSFPTDVGALEDVSPIYETHPGWQQDTSDIQDYENLPEKAKSYLHRLGELTGADISIISTGPNRSETIILEESPRLQRLLKPRQVAEGGLLVPHSGGGRPVPRSE, from the coding sequence ATGGCTAACGTCGTGATCGTCGGCACCCAATGGGGTGACGAAGGCAAAGGAAAAATCGTCGATCTGACGACACGTCATTTCGACGTCGTCGCTCGCTACCAGGGTGGCCACAATGCCGGGCACACCGTTCTGGTGGCGGGCGCCAAGTATGTCCTCCACCTGATCCCGTCCGGGATCCTGCACCCCGGCAAGGCTTGTGTCATCGGCAACGGGGTCGTCGTGGATCCGGTGGCTCTGGAAGAGGAGCTGCTGGCGCTGGGGGAATTTTCCTTGCGGGGGCGGCTTCATGTGAGCAACCGGGCACACCTGATCATGCCCTACCACCGGCTGTTGGAGGGCGCCGAGGAACGCCGGTTGGGCAAGGCGAAGATCGGGACCACGAGCCGGGGCATCGGACCCTGCTATGAGGACAAGATGGCCCGGAGGGGCATCCGGGTCGGCGACCTGTTGTCACCCCGGCTCTTTCGCTCGAAGCTCCGGAACTATGCGGGTTTGAAGAACCGCATTCTGGACCGGGTCTACGGCAGCGGCGGGGTGGACACCGATCAGATCGAGGAGACCTATCTGGGCATCGGCGAACGGATCGCCTCCTATGTCACCGACACGGCGGAGTATCTGAACCGGGAGATCCGGCGGGGGAAGAACATCCTTTTCGAGGGCGCCCAGGGAACGCTGCTGGACGTGGATCACGGCACCTACCCGTTCGTCACCTCTTCGAACGCCACGGCCGGCGGAGCTTGCACCGGCAGCGGCGTGGGGCCGGGCGCCATCGACGGAGTGATGGGAATCACCAAGGCCTATACGACCCGGGTTGGAGGCGGCCCGTTTCCTACCGAGCTGGAGGGTGCGGAAGGGGAGGAGATCCGGGAGCGGGGCGTCGAGTACGGCGCCACCACGGGGCGGCCCCGGCGTTGCGGATGGTTCGATGCCGTCGTGGCCCGGTACAGCAATCTGATCAACCACGTGGACACGCTGGTGGTCACCAAATTGGACGTTCTGGACCACTTGAAGGAGCTTCGGATCTGCACCGGCTACCGCTACCGGGGGAGCCGGTTGACGAGTTTTCCCACCGACGTGGGAGCGCTCGAAGACGTGAGCCCCATCTACGAGACCCATCCCGGCTGGCAGCAGGACACGTCCGACATCCAGGATTACGAAAACCTGCCGGAGAAGGCCAAGTCCTACCTGCATCGGCTTGGCGAACTCACCGGTGCGGACATCTCCATCATCTCCACCGGTCCGAACCGGTCCGAGACCATCATTCTTGAGGAGAGCCCCCGGCTCCAGCGGCTTCTCAAGCCGCGCCAGGTTGCGGAGGGGGGACTGTTAGTCCCCCATAGTGGAGGGGGACGTCCAGTCCCCCGATCCGAGTAA
- a CDS encoding ribonuclease J, which produces MSGRLEVIPLGGLGEFGMNCAALRAGDDLILVDAGMMIPGRRPVTSLGVDLMVPDISFLLENRSQLRGIVLTHGHEDHAGGVSYIIDQLQVPVYANRLTLGLVSSRLRERGLDKEADLRSLEADRPVDLGVFRVEPLRVTHSFPESFCFAIRTPAGRIVWTGDFKFDQTPIDGHRSNLARLAELGQEGVLALFSDSTNADVPGLSPSESSVYEPLENLFRQADGKIILATFASSMHRIQIVLDLAREVGRKVVPLGRSMVSNIRLASRLGYLRTDSEVLGSRDDLARIPSERLVVLASGTQGEPMSAMSRLAVDQVSQVRIEPGDLVLLSSRIIPGNEKAIGRMISNFYRRGARVLDSRHEPIHASGHGYREDLKLMIDLTRPRFFIPIHGEFRQLAAHASLARRQGIPPDRVHLLESGEVLGLGPDKAEILGRVRAGRRFIDEGIRRQVDRDLLRDRRFLATDGVLVVGLRLDRVSWELIGEPELISRGFVQPEDSEDLMRETRARIRRLVSETGANGKRDEGLLEEMLQTGLKRFLRKRTRKRPLIVPMMLAL; this is translated from the coding sequence ATGAGCGGTCGTTTGGAAGTCATCCCCCTGGGAGGGCTGGGCGAATTCGGGATGAACTGTGCCGCCCTCCGGGCCGGAGACGACCTGATACTGGTCGATGCCGGAATGATGATTCCAGGCCGTCGCCCGGTGACCAGCCTGGGCGTGGATCTGATGGTCCCCGACATCAGCTTCCTCCTGGAAAACCGGAGCCAGTTGCGGGGCATCGTGTTGACCCACGGCCACGAGGACCACGCCGGGGGAGTCTCCTACATCATCGATCAGCTTCAGGTCCCGGTCTACGCCAACCGGCTGACCTTGGGCCTGGTTTCGTCCCGGCTAAGGGAGCGAGGACTGGACAAAGAGGCGGACCTTCGATCGCTGGAAGCCGATCGTCCCGTGGACCTGGGGGTCTTCCGGGTGGAACCCCTCCGGGTCACCCATTCCTTTCCCGAAAGCTTTTGTTTTGCGATTCGGACTCCCGCGGGCCGGATTGTCTGGACCGGAGACTTCAAGTTCGACCAGACCCCCATCGACGGCCACAGGAGCAACTTGGCGCGACTCGCCGAATTGGGGCAAGAGGGTGTTCTGGCGCTCTTTTCGGACAGCACCAACGCGGATGTCCCGGGTCTTTCTCCTTCCGAGTCTTCCGTTTACGAGCCCCTGGAAAACCTGTTTCGCCAGGCCGACGGCAAGATCATCCTGGCCACCTTCGCCAGCAGCATGCACCGGATCCAAATCGTCCTGGACCTGGCCCGCGAGGTGGGGCGCAAGGTGGTTCCCTTGGGGAGGAGCATGGTCTCCAACATCCGCCTGGCATCCCGGCTGGGATATCTGAGGACCGATTCCGAAGTCTTGGGGTCGCGGGACGATCTGGCGCGGATTCCGTCGGAACGCCTCGTCGTCCTGGCCAGCGGCACCCAGGGAGAGCCCATGTCGGCCATGAGCCGGTTGGCCGTGGACCAGGTTTCCCAGGTTCGAATCGAGCCCGGCGATCTCGTCCTCCTTTCGTCCCGCATCATCCCCGGAAACGAGAAGGCCATCGGCCGGATGATCAGCAACTTCTACCGCAGAGGAGCCCGCGTGCTGGACTCCCGCCATGAGCCGATCCACGCTTCCGGACACGGTTACCGGGAAGACCTCAAGCTCATGATCGACCTGACGCGGCCCCGGTTCTTCATTCCCATCCATGGCGAATTCCGCCAGTTGGCGGCCCACGCCAGCCTGGCCCGGCGCCAGGGGATCCCCCCGGACCGGGTCCATCTCCTGGAATCCGGAGAAGTCCTGGGCCTGGGTCCCGACAAGGCCGAGATCCTGGGCCGGGTGAGGGCAGGACGCCGCTTTATCGATGAGGGCATCCGGCGGCAGGTGGATCGGGACCTCCTCAGAGACCGCCGTTTTCTGGCCACCGACGGGGTACTTGTGGTGGGACTTCGGCTGGACCGGGTGAGCTGGGAACTCATCGGGGAGCCGGAGTTGATATCCCGTGGATTCGTTCAACCGGAGGATTCCGAGGACCTGATGCGGGAAACCCGGGCCCGGATCCGCCGTCTCGTGTCCGAAACCGGCGCCAACGGGAAACGGGACGAAGGCCTGCTGGAAGAGATGCTGCAGACCGGGTTGAAGCGTTTCCTGCGCAAACGCACGAGGAAGAGGCCCTTGATCGTCCCGATGATGCTGGCCCTGTAG
- a CDS encoding ABC transporter permease — protein MNPFTPSVMAVAYREFMQRVKTKWFILGTIGMPVIMVGVAFLIVFAMRDVEDSEKGKTIGVVDSGGTVANLLVEELNDGFVTASRAPDLEELPADAIRERFLSTAFDYLLILPDGAATSARGAAVASREETDDTGDRVTATLLARDKVPSGTLRSARNALQRALLQTRLQAAGVEAVDARELLRRPRLNAVNVTDTGETRSQTIQSIASMGVVYFYFMLLVAYGQMVLMSTIEDKQSNIVEILASSLRPWELMLGKILGCGAMALAQIGIWALMAATAVGFFLTRGGLTSVPSPGPVLGGGRDPITGETADLSGIDLISDSISWESVILALLFFVLGYLLYTSVFAAAGATVSDLQDAQQAMTPIVLVSMISLIAGPLLMESPNNRWAVILSMVPPFNAVVMPSRVFSTEVPLWQWGLSLLLLAAAVAAVVWLAGRIYRVGILMRGQRASLPEIVRWVRHG, from the coding sequence ATGAACCCATTTACGCCCAGCGTTATGGCAGTCGCGTACCGCGAGTTCATGCAACGCGTCAAGACCAAGTGGTTCATCCTGGGCACCATCGGAATGCCGGTGATCATGGTCGGCGTGGCCTTCCTCATCGTTTTCGCGATGCGGGACGTGGAGGACTCCGAGAAAGGGAAGACCATTGGAGTCGTGGACTCCGGCGGAACCGTAGCGAACCTGCTGGTGGAGGAATTGAATGACGGTTTCGTCACGGCGTCGCGGGCGCCCGACCTGGAAGAATTGCCCGCTGACGCGATCCGGGAGCGTTTCCTTTCGACGGCGTTCGACTACCTGCTGATTTTGCCGGACGGAGCCGCCACCTCGGCCCGTGGTGCTGCTGTCGCGAGCCGGGAGGAAACGGATGACACCGGGGACCGGGTGACCGCCACCTTGCTGGCCAGAGACAAGGTTCCGTCGGGAACTCTGAGATCGGCCCGCAATGCGCTCCAACGGGCTCTTTTGCAAACTCGACTCCAAGCGGCGGGAGTCGAAGCAGTGGACGCACGAGAGTTGTTGCGCAGACCTCGATTGAACGCCGTCAACGTCACCGACACGGGCGAGACCCGCTCCCAGACCATTCAGTCCATCGCCAGCATGGGCGTCGTCTACTTCTATTTCATGCTCCTGGTGGCTTACGGGCAGATGGTCCTGATGTCGACCATCGAGGACAAGCAATCGAACATCGTCGAAATCCTGGCATCGTCGTTACGCCCCTGGGAACTGATGTTGGGGAAGATACTGGGCTGCGGCGCCATGGCCCTGGCTCAGATCGGGATTTGGGCCCTGATGGCGGCCACCGCGGTTGGTTTTTTCCTCACCCGCGGAGGATTGACGAGCGTGCCGTCTCCAGGTCCTGTTCTCGGTGGCGGCCGCGACCCGATCACCGGTGAAACCGCCGATCTTTCGGGTATCGACCTGATTTCGGATTCCATCTCGTGGGAGAGCGTCATCCTGGCGCTGCTCTTCTTCGTCCTGGGCTATCTCCTCTACACCTCGGTTTTCGCCGCCGCCGGGGCCACGGTCAGCGATCTTCAGGACGCCCAACAGGCGATGACGCCCATCGTCCTGGTGAGCATGATCTCCCTCATTGCCGGCCCCTTGCTGATGGAGAGTCCCAACAACCGATGGGCCGTGATTCTGTCGATGGTCCCACCCTTCAACGCTGTGGTGATGCCCTCCCGGGTCTTCTCCACCGAAGTTCCGCTCTGGCAATGGGGGCTCTCCCTGCTCCTCCTGGCCGCGGCTGTGGCGGCCGTCGTCTGGTTGGCCGGACGGATCTACCGGGTGGGAATCCTGATGAGGGGACAGCGGGCCAGCCTGCCGGAGATCGTTCGCTGGGTCCGTCACGGTTAG
- a CDS encoding TonB-dependent receptor: MRQLIGTAVCLHLACMAPAGGKLLAAETEPVVFQGRVVDPHGYPIPGAEVKALRSGKPLEARFTDDRGEFRVRLKPGRYSFRVRVPGFQTYEQAWLLGDQPQELLLRLEVDTTVQHLEVRASAPRMQHELAMGSGRIDRQESQDLAELLRGEAGTAAVRRGPINLEPNIRGLQENQIGTFVDRTRTFAAGPARMDSDMSHVSPHAVRSIRVVKGPYALGWGAGVLSGIQVQTFRPPFHSGGGRFHGRFGYRYGQNAVNQDGHGLFWGGNEWFRLHLLYNRRQGNDYRAGDGSRVPGDYSSDDVHWSLGFKLLPELVLDYAGGYQEQNDIDYPGRILDASYFYTRSNAVGLTWNPAAGALSEIRGQVYLNLKDHLMNNEEKPTARPMAGRKPPFGLLVDLPTESNTIGGDFSALIEKGLWDWRFGLDFYNSNQTATRSIFRRAPMVLLFRDVVWPDAELSDQGFYVQMVREGERTELAGTVRIDRVQAVAGAVSDFFAANTQGGLDQGETHVSAALNGRWSMGQGVSLTAGLGRAVRTATVLERYSDRFPATKFQIAAEFMGDPALNPEESLEFNLGSSLVRETTRLDLDLFHRVIDNYITVQADPSLQKRLPLSPPVVFRYINGSQARFHGAELTLEQELPPIFRLRGFLSYVWGMDELFGEPILGLPPLQGQAALELSSPDRRYWVDLSVTLVASQNRVASRRFEQATGGYAVADLRGRASLTSGWTLKAGVENLGDRLYSNHLNSPNPFTRLRIPEMGRNFYLGLEYEF, encoded by the coding sequence ATGCGCCAACTGATTGGAACCGCGGTCTGCCTCCATCTCGCCTGCATGGCGCCGGCGGGAGGGAAGCTGCTGGCCGCGGAAACCGAGCCCGTTGTGTTCCAAGGCCGGGTCGTGGACCCTCACGGCTATCCCATTCCGGGCGCCGAAGTGAAGGCCCTCCGATCCGGCAAACCGTTAGAGGCCCGCTTCACCGATGATCGGGGCGAATTTCGCGTCCGCCTGAAGCCCGGACGCTACTCGTTCAGGGTCCGGGTGCCTGGCTTTCAAACCTATGAACAAGCCTGGCTCCTGGGAGATCAGCCTCAGGAATTGCTCTTGCGGTTGGAGGTGGACACGACCGTCCAGCATTTGGAAGTGCGGGCGAGCGCGCCCCGGATGCAGCATGAACTGGCCATGGGAAGCGGCCGGATCGACCGGCAGGAGAGCCAGGACCTGGCCGAACTTCTCCGGGGCGAGGCGGGAACCGCCGCGGTCCGGCGAGGACCCATCAACCTGGAACCGAACATTCGGGGCCTGCAGGAAAACCAGATCGGCACCTTCGTGGACCGGACCCGAACCTTTGCCGCCGGTCCCGCGCGGATGGACTCGGACATGAGTCACGTGAGCCCCCACGCGGTCCGGTCCATTCGCGTGGTCAAGGGCCCCTACGCCCTGGGATGGGGCGCCGGAGTGCTGAGCGGAATCCAGGTGCAGACCTTTCGGCCCCCCTTCCACAGCGGCGGCGGCCGCTTTCATGGACGGTTCGGATACCGCTACGGACAGAATGCCGTCAACCAGGACGGGCACGGCCTGTTCTGGGGCGGGAACGAATGGTTTCGGCTCCACCTGCTCTACAACCGGCGGCAGGGCAACGACTACCGGGCGGGCGACGGAAGCCGGGTCCCTGGCGACTACAGTTCGGACGACGTGCATTGGAGCCTGGGATTCAAGCTGTTGCCGGAGCTGGTGCTGGACTACGCGGGCGGCTATCAGGAACAGAATGACATCGACTATCCCGGACGAATCCTGGACGCCAGCTATTTCTACACCCGGTCCAACGCCGTGGGGTTGACCTGGAATCCGGCCGCGGGAGCCCTCTCCGAGATCCGCGGCCAGGTCTACCTGAACTTGAAAGACCACCTGATGAACAACGAGGAGAAGCCGACGGCACGGCCCATGGCCGGACGGAAGCCTCCGTTCGGCCTGCTGGTGGACCTGCCCACGGAGTCGAACACCATCGGCGGGGACTTCTCGGCCCTGATTGAGAAAGGTCTCTGGGATTGGAGGTTCGGCCTGGACTTCTACAATTCGAATCAGACGGCCACGCGGTCCATATTCCGGCGCGCTCCCATGGTCCTCCTGTTCCGGGATGTGGTCTGGCCCGATGCCGAACTCAGCGACCAGGGATTCTACGTCCAGATGGTCCGAGAAGGGGAGCGCACCGAACTGGCGGGGACAGTCCGGATCGACCGGGTCCAGGCCGTGGCCGGCGCCGTTTCCGACTTCTTCGCCGCCAACACGCAAGGCGGACTCGACCAGGGAGAGACGCACGTCAGCGCCGCGCTGAACGGAAGATGGTCCATGGGCCAGGGCGTGTCCCTGACCGCCGGACTGGGACGCGCGGTGCGAACCGCCACGGTTTTGGAGCGCTATTCCGACCGATTCCCGGCCACCAAGTTCCAGATCGCCGCCGAGTTCATGGGCGATCCGGCCCTGAACCCGGAAGAAAGCCTGGAATTCAATCTGGGCAGCAGCCTGGTTCGGGAGACGACCCGCCTCGACCTGGACCTCTTTCACCGCGTGATCGACAACTACATCACCGTGCAGGCGGATCCCTCCCTGCAAAAGCGGCTGCCTTTGAGTCCGCCGGTCGTGTTTCGCTACATCAACGGTTCACAAGCCCGCTTCCACGGAGCCGAATTGACGCTGGAACAAGAGCTGCCCCCCATTTTCCGGCTCCGGGGATTTCTCTCCTATGTCTGGGGAATGGACGAGCTGTTCGGCGAACCGATCCTGGGACTGCCCCCGTTGCAGGGACAGGCGGCTCTGGAGCTGAGCTCGCCCGACCGTCGTTACTGGGTGGATCTGTCAGTGACGCTCGTGGCCAGTCAGAACCGGGTGGCCTCCCGGAGGTTCGAGCAGGCGACCGGCGGTTACGCCGTTGCCGATCTGAGAGGACGGGCGTCTCTCACCTCCGGATGGACGCTGAAGGCCGGGGTCGAAAACCTGGGTGATCGGCTCTACAGCAATCACCTGAACTCTCCCAATCCCTTCACCCGCCTCCGCATCCCCGAGATGGGCCGGAATTTCTACCTGGGACTGGAATACGAGTTCTGA